A genome region from Bacteroides stercoris ATCC 43183 includes the following:
- the abc-f gene encoding ribosomal protection-like ABC-F family protein — protein sequence MISVEGLKVEFNATPLFEDVSYVINKKDRIALVGKNGAGKSTMLKILAGIQQPTSGVVAVPRECTIGYLPQVMVLSDERTVMQEAELAFEHIFEMQADIERMNQQLAERTDYDSEDYQKLIDRFTHENERFLMMGGTNYRAEVERTLQGLGFCREDFDRPTSEFSGGWRMRIELAKLLLRRPDVLLLDEPTNHLDIESIQWLENFLSTRANAVVLVSHDRAFLNNVTTRTIEITCGRIYDYKVKYDEFVTLRKERREQQLRAYENQQKQIQDTEEFIERFRYKATKAVQVQSRIKQLEKIERIEVDEEDNSALRLKFVCSSRSGNYPVICEDVAKAYGSHVIFHDVNLTINRGEKVAFVGKNGEGKSTLVKCIMDEITDYTGKLTLGHNVQIGYFAQNQAQLLDENLTVFDTIDRVAVGDIRLKIRDILGAFMFGGEASDKKVKVLSGGERTRLAMIKLLLEPVNFLILDEPTNHLDMRSKDVLKEAIRDFDGTVIIVSHDRDFLDGLATKVYEFGGGLVKEHLGGIYDFLQKKQIESLNDLQKSPSLSSSPSAEKTVAGGNAGATVAQPSAAKLSYEEQKELNKRLKKLERRVADCEAEIEQTEAAISILEAKMATPEGASDMALYEQHQKLKAQLDSVMEEWDAVSCELEEARK from the coding sequence ATGATATCTGTAGAAGGACTGAAGGTGGAATTTAATGCTACTCCTCTGTTTGAAGACGTTTCTTACGTTATTAATAAGAAAGACCGTATAGCCCTTGTCGGCAAGAATGGGGCGGGCAAGTCCACCATGCTCAAAATACTGGCAGGTATTCAGCAACCCACTTCCGGTGTTGTTGCCGTCCCCCGCGAATGTACTATCGGTTACTTGCCGCAGGTAATGGTTCTCAGCGATGAACGTACTGTGATGCAGGAGGCTGAACTTGCCTTTGAGCATATCTTTGAGATGCAGGCCGACATCGAACGTATGAACCAGCAACTTGCCGAACGTACCGATTATGACAGCGAGGATTATCAGAAACTGATAGACCGCTTTACCCACGAGAACGAACGCTTTCTGATGATGGGCGGCACTAATTATCGTGCCGAGGTAGAGCGTACTCTTCAGGGGTTGGGCTTTTGCCGGGAAGACTTCGACCGCCCTACGAGTGAGTTCTCCGGCGGCTGGCGTATGCGTATCGAACTTGCCAAGTTGTTGTTGCGCCGTCCCGACGTGTTGTTGCTCGATGAACCTACGAACCACCTCGATATAGAGAGCATCCAGTGGTTGGAGAACTTTCTCTCCACCCGTGCCAATGCAGTGGTACTTGTCAGCCACGACCGTGCTTTCCTGAATAATGTCACTACCCGTACTATTGAAATAACCTGCGGGCGTATTTATGATTATAAAGTGAAATACGATGAGTTTGTGACGCTTCGCAAGGAACGCCGTGAACAGCAGCTCCGCGCTTATGAAAACCAGCAAAAACAGATACAGGATACGGAAGAGTTCATCGAGCGCTTCCGCTACAAAGCTACCAAAGCCGTGCAGGTGCAGAGCCGCATCAAGCAACTGGAGAAGATAGAGCGCATCGAAGTGGACGAGGAAGACAACTCTGCGCTGCGGTTGAAGTTCGTTTGTAGCAGCCGTAGCGGTAACTATCCTGTTATTTGTGAAGATGTAGCCAAGGCGTATGGTAGCCATGTCATATTCCACGATGTAAATCTCACCATAAACCGTGGTGAGAAGGTGGCTTTTGTAGGTAAGAACGGTGAGGGTAAGTCTACACTCGTAAAGTGTATCATGGACGAGATTACGGATTATACCGGAAAACTTACTTTGGGACACAATGTGCAGATTGGCTATTTTGCTCAGAATCAGGCGCAGTTACTGGATGAAAATCTTACGGTATTCGATACCATCGACCGTGTGGCGGTAGGGGATATCCGGCTGAAAATACGTGATATATTGGGAGCGTTCATGTTCGGTGGAGAGGCTTCGGACAAGAAGGTGAAAGTGCTTTCCGGCGGAGAGCGTACCCGTCTTGCCATGATTAAGCTGTTGCTGGAACCGGTGAATTTCCTGATTCTCGATGAACCTACGAATCATCTCGACATGCGCTCGAAGGATGTGTTGAAGGAAGCTATCCGCGATTTTGACGGTACGGTGATAATTGTCAGTCACGACCGTGACTTTTTGGACGGTCTTGCGACTAAGGTATATGAGTTCGGTGGCGGATTGGTGAAGGAGCACCTCGGAGGTATCTACGATTTCCTGCAGAAGAAGCAGATAGAGAGCCTGAATGATTTGCAGAAATCGCCTTCTTTGTCTTCCTCACCGTCTGCGGAAAAAACGGTTGCCGGCGGCAATGCCGGGGCAACGGTTGCACAGCCTTCCGCTGCAAAACTTTCTTATGAGGAACAGAAAGAACTCAATAAACGGCTTAAGAAGCTGGAACGCCGTGTAGCGGATTGTGAAGCAGAGATAGAGCAGACGGAAGCGGCCATTTCCATTCTCGAAGCTAAAATGGCTACGCCGGAGGGCGCTTCGGATATGGCGCTCTACGAACAGCATCAGAAACTGAAAGCCCAACTGGACAGTGTGATGGAAGAGTGGGATGCAGTTTCCTGCGAGTTGGAAGAGGCAAGGAAATAA
- a CDS encoding M13 family metallopeptidase: MRVFHFLPIAAFCLMTGACSTGKKQAELTAGIQFANLDTTALPGTDFYQYACGGWMKNNPIPAEYSQYGSFTILAENNRKQIQGLIEELAATQHEAGSVAQKVGDLYKIVMDSVKLNKDGVAPIKAELDRLGALKDRKEVYALLGEMQKKGIVAYNVLYVGADEMNSSMNAVQSYQAGLSMGEREYYLENDEATAKIRNAFRAHVQKMYQLAGFDEAAAKKGVEVVMDVETRLAKAFRSRTELRNPHANYNKMSLEELKKNYPTFDWDAYLSALDLKDVQEVIVGQPASLKAAAEILDTLPLEQQGLYLQWKLIDAAAGTLNDAMAEQNFDFYQRTMSGTQEMQPRWKRAVSTVSSALGEAVGQMYVEKYFPAAAKERMVTLVKNLQESLGERIKNLAWMGDSTKVKALEKLATFHVKIGYPDTWKDYSTLEIKDDSYWANMERANEWSHAEMVAKAGKPVDKDEWLMTPQTVNAYYNPTTNEICFPAGILQYPFFDMNADDAFNYGAIGVVIGHEMTHGFDDQGRQYDKDGNLKDWWTEEDAKRFDERAQVMVNVFDSIEVAPGVYGNGRMTLGENIADHGGLQVAYQAFKKATAANPLPVMNGLTPEQRFFLAYAGVWGNNIRPEEVLNRTKSDVHSLGKWRVNGALPQIGAWYEAFNITENDPMFVPVDKRVSIW; encoded by the coding sequence ATGAGAGTATTTCATTTTTTACCCATTGCAGCATTCTGTCTGATGACAGGCGCTTGCAGCACCGGCAAGAAGCAGGCTGAGCTCACAGCCGGTATTCAGTTTGCCAACCTCGACACAACGGCCTTGCCCGGAACGGATTTCTACCAATACGCTTGCGGCGGTTGGATGAAGAACAATCCCATTCCTGCCGAGTATTCACAGTATGGTTCTTTTACCATCCTTGCGGAAAATAACCGTAAGCAGATTCAGGGACTCATCGAGGAGCTGGCTGCCACGCAGCACGAAGCCGGCAGCGTAGCTCAGAAAGTTGGTGATTTGTATAAAATCGTAATGGACAGCGTGAAGCTGAACAAAGACGGTGTGGCTCCCATTAAAGCAGAACTTGACCGCCTCGGTGCATTGAAGGACCGGAAAGAGGTTTATGCATTACTGGGCGAGATGCAGAAGAAAGGAATTGTGGCTTACAATGTCTTGTACGTAGGCGCTGATGAAATGAACAGCAGCATGAATGCCGTACAGTCTTATCAGGCCGGCTTGAGCATGGGTGAGCGCGAATATTATTTGGAGAACGATGAGGCTACTGCCAAGATACGCAATGCTTTTCGTGCACATGTACAGAAGATGTATCAATTGGCAGGGTTTGATGAGGCTGCTGCCAAGAAAGGCGTAGAAGTGGTGATGGATGTGGAAACACGTCTTGCCAAAGCTTTCCGTTCGCGTACGGAGTTGCGTAATCCGCATGCCAATTACAACAAGATGAGTTTGGAAGAACTGAAGAAGAATTATCCTACTTTTGATTGGGATGCTTATCTGTCAGCTTTGGATTTAAAAGATGTGCAAGAAGTTATCGTAGGTCAGCCCGCTTCTCTGAAGGCTGCTGCAGAAATTCTGGATACTCTTCCTCTTGAGCAACAAGGTCTCTATTTGCAATGGAAACTGATTGATGCTGCCGCAGGTACTCTGAATGATGCTATGGCCGAACAGAACTTCGATTTCTATCAACGTACCATGAGCGGTACGCAGGAAATGCAACCTCGTTGGAAGAGAGCGGTCAGCACTGTAAGTTCTGCTTTGGGTGAAGCGGTAGGCCAGATGTATGTAGAGAAATATTTCCCGGCCGCAGCCAAAGAACGTATGGTGACTTTGGTGAAGAACCTGCAGGAAAGCTTGGGTGAACGCATCAAAAATCTCGCTTGGATGGGCGATTCTACCAAAGTGAAAGCTTTGGAGAAACTGGCTACTTTCCATGTGAAAATAGGTTATCCTGATACATGGAAAGATTATTCTACATTGGAAATCAAGGATGATTCATATTGGGCGAATATGGAGCGTGCCAACGAATGGAGCCATGCAGAGATGGTGGCTAAAGCCGGCAAGCCGGTAGATAAAGACGAATGGCTGATGACTCCGCAAACCGTAAACGCTTATTATAATCCTACAACGAATGAAATCTGCTTCCCAGCCGGTATTTTGCAATATCCGTTCTTTGACATGAATGCGGACGATGCCTTCAACTATGGTGCTATCGGAGTGGTAATCGGTCATGAAATGACGCACGGCTTTGACGACCAGGGACGCCAATACGATAAGGACGGTAATTTAAAAGACTGGTGGACTGAGGAAGATGCCAAACGTTTTGATGAGCGTGCACAGGTGATGGTGAATGTGTTCGACAGTATCGAGGTTGCTCCGGGTGTATATGGTAACGGCCGTATGACTTTGGGTGAGAATATTGCTGACCATGGTGGCTTGCAGGTTGCTTATCAGGCATTTAAGAAAGCTACGGCTGCCAACCCGCTGCCTGTAATGAATGGTCTTACTCCCGAACAGCGTTTCTTCCTTGCTTATGCAGGCGTATGGGGAAACAATATCC